Proteins co-encoded in one Alphaproteobacteria bacterium genomic window:
- a CDS encoding YbhB/YbcL family Raf kinase inhibitor-like protein has product MHFQLKSHDFTEGSMIPDIFTCDDKNISPSLFWENPPLNSQSFVLIVDDPDAPMGTWDHWILYNLPKNCFLLEKNIEKLPIGTIEGINSWGKTGYGGPCPPDKEHRYFFKLYALDIILENKKDLKKDALLNMIKNNIVGKAQLIGKYDLKKRR; this is encoded by the coding sequence ATGCATTTTCAGCTTAAAAGTCACGATTTCACTGAAGGATCTATGATCCCAGATATTTTTACATGTGATGATAAAAATATATCCCCTTCTTTATTTTGGGAAAACCCACCTTTAAATTCGCAATCATTCGTTCTTATCGTTGATGATCCAGATGCCCCTATGGGCACATGGGATCATTGGATTCTTTATAATCTTCCAAAAAATTGTTTTTTACTTGAAAAAAATATTGAAAAACTGCCAATTGGGACCATCGAAGGCATCAATTCTTGGGGCAAAACAGGTTATGGTGGTCCATGCCCACCCGATAAAGAACATCGTTATTTTTTTAAACTTTATGCATTAGATATTATTTTAGAAAATAAAAAGGACTTAAAAAAAGACGCACTTTTAAATATGATTAAAAACAATATCGTGGGTAAAGCGCAATTAATAGGCAAATACGATCTTAAAAAAAGAAGATAA